From Nycticebus coucang isolate mNycCou1 chromosome 6, mNycCou1.pri, whole genome shotgun sequence, the proteins below share one genomic window:
- the LOC128588555 gene encoding caspase-4-like → MAENNQENKKPLKMLEAFSKDVINEFFNTLLDKNVVKIKEEEKEKYHSAGTKDKARIFGASLKEKQEEAARLLIESCLYLEEKPTNKEAPPNTKAGPAEAAEPTDTLKLCPHEDFLRLSKERAAEIYPIKEKADGRSRLALIICNTEFDHLAPRDGADLDVQGMKGLLESLGYSVDVEEKLTAEGMESALRTFAARPEHVSSDSTFLVLMSHGVLDGVCGTAHRREARDVLPYDTIFQIFNNRNCLGLRDKPKVIIVQACRGENRGEVWVRDSPEALVVNASQSPDTLEDDAVHKTHLEKDFIAFCSSTPHNVSWRDTTKGSLFITQLVACFQKYSWRYHLEEIFRKVQQSFETPSVRAQMPTVERLSMTRYFYLFPGN, encoded by the exons AGAACAACCAAGAAAACAAGAAACCACTTAAGATGTTGGAAGCCTTCAGCAAAGATGTCATCAACGAATTTTTTAATACCTTGTTGGATAAAAATGTGgtgaaaataaaggaagaagaaaaggaaaaatatcatagTGCAGGAACAAAAGACAAGGCCCGGATCTTCGGAGCCTCTTTAAAAGAGAAACAGGAGGAGGCAGCTCGATTGCTTATTGAAAGCTGCCTTTACCTGGAGGAAAAGCCCACCAACAAAGAAG CTCCTCCGAATACCAAGGCTGGACCAGCTGAGGCAGCAGAACCCACAGATACCCtcaagctctgccctcatgaagaTTTCCTGAGACTGAGCAAAGAGCGGGCTGCAGAG ATCTACCCCATAAAGGAGAAGGCAGACGGGCGCTCTCGCCTGGCTCTCATCATATGCAATACAGAGTTTGACCATCTCGCCCCCAGGGATGGGGCTGACCTGGACGTCCAAGGGATGAAGGGGCTGCTCGAGAGCCTGGGCTACAGCGTGGATGTAGAAGAGAAGCTCACAGCCGAG GGCATGGAGTCTGCGCTGCGCACCTTCGCCGCCCGCCCCGAGCACGTGTCCTCGGACAGCACGTTCCTGGTCCTCATGTCCCACGGTGTCCTGGACGGAGTCTGTGGGACCGCGCACCGCCGGGAGGCCCGGGACGTGCTGCCTTATGACACCATCTTCCAGATATTCAACAACCGCAACTGCCTCGGTCTACGAGACAAACCCAAGGTCATCATCGTTCAGGCCTGTAGAGGAG AAAACCGGGGAGAAGTGTGGGTCAGAGACTCTCCGGAAGCCTTGGTGGTCAACGCTTCACAGTCACCTGACACCCTGGAGGATGATGCTGTTCACAAGACCCACCTGGAGAAGGACTTCATTGCTTTCTGCTCCTCCACCCCAC ATAATGTGTCCTGGAGAGACACGACTAAGGGCTCCCTCTTCATCACACAGCTTGTTGCATGCTTCCAGAAATATTCCTGGCGCTATCACCTGGAGGAGATATTTCGGAAG gtaCAGCAATCATTTGAAACACCAAGTGTTCGGGCCCAGATGCCCACTGTTGAACGACTATCCATGACAAGATATTTCTACCTCTTTCCTGGAAACTGA